Proteins from one Vibrio coralliirubri genomic window:
- a CDS encoding collagen-like protein produces the protein MKNINILLATLFISCSTYAAEFNHNGVLYDANSETTIDATLPVMFSIYKSDGQLLWQNEKLVEFIDGNYSVTLGENLSIDMSIFANPDLYLGINIDNDGEMSPKLKLYTTPRSYYAEMSSSVVGIANLSELKVNGDIVIDQDGKWVGDIAGLKGDIGPQGLQGETGTNGEIGPQGLQGETGTNGEIGPQGLQGETGAQGPKGDIGPQGLQGATGAQGPKGDTGPQGLQGATGAQGAQGAQGTTGTQGPKGDIGPQGIQGDTGAQGPKGDTGPQGLQGATGAQGPKGDTGPQGLQGATGAQGLQGTTGAQGAKGDTGPQGLQGATGAQGPKGDIGPQGLQGTTGAQGAKGDTGPQGIQGETGAQGPKGDDAAALVNYFTQSELDNVNRDTTPDGTLVFNAGISALQLLISTNEQSIGTSNNGNMSASNSIRFAQTFTLDRNATLSAIKLMAGAESTINISIVPKEDLAALESLASNVTINGGWNEISLPTKNLTSGTEYLLLFENCSCTYDSNDNYNMGQIIDNPTDGSINDPGSNNYDYTFTLVFQETAKVWRTIN, from the coding sequence ATGAAAAATATTAATATCCTACTAGCCACTTTATTTATTTCTTGCTCCACATATGCAGCGGAGTTTAATCATAATGGTGTTCTTTACGATGCAAACAGTGAAACAACCATTGATGCTACTTTGCCAGTTATGTTCTCTATCTATAAAAGTGATGGTCAACTACTCTGGCAAAATGAAAAACTTGTCGAATTTATCGATGGTAATTATAGCGTCACCCTCGGTGAAAACTTGTCAATTGATATGTCTATTTTCGCAAACCCAGATTTGTACTTGGGGATCAATATCGACAACGATGGAGAAATGTCGCCAAAGTTAAAACTGTATACCACTCCACGGTCATACTATGCAGAAATGTCTAGCTCCGTAGTCGGTATTGCCAACTTATCTGAGCTTAAAGTTAACGGTGACATTGTTATCGATCAAGATGGCAAATGGGTTGGTGATATCGCTGGTTTAAAAGGCGACATCGGCCCGCAAGGCTTACAAGGTGAGACTGGGACAAACGGTGAAATCGGGCCTCAAGGTTTACAAGGTGAGACTGGGACAAACGGTGAAATCGGGCCTCAAGGTTTACAAGGTGAGACTGGCGCACAAGGCCCTAAAGGCGATATCGGGCCACAAGGCTTACAAGGTGCGACTGGCGCACAAGGCCCTAAAGGCGATACCGGACCACAAGGCTTACAAGGTGCGACTGGCGCACAAGGCGCACAAGGCGCACAAGGTACTACTGGCACACAAGGCCCTAAAGGCGATATCGGGCCACAAGGCATACAAGGTGATACCGGTGCGCAAGGACCCAAAGGCGATACCGGACCACAAGGCTTGCAAGGTGCGACTGGCGCACAAGGCCCTAAAGGCGATACCGGACCTCAAGGCTTACAAGGTGCGACTGGCGCACAAGGCTTACAAGGTACTACTGGCGCACAAGGAGCCAAAGGCGATACAGGACCACAAGGCTTGCAAGGTGCGACTGGCGCACAAGGTCCTAAAGGCGATATCGGGCCACAAGGCTTACAAGGTACTACTGGCGCACAAGGAGCCAAAGGCGATACAGGACCACAAGGCATACAAGGTGAGACTGGTGCGCAAGGGCCTAAAGGTGACGATGCCGCGGCTTTAGTGAACTACTTTACTCAATCCGAACTCGATAATGTCAATAGGGATACGACGCCAGATGGTACGTTGGTTTTCAATGCAGGCATATCTGCACTTCAGTTACTAATAAGTACGAACGAGCAATCGATTGGTACCTCAAACAACGGTAACATGAGCGCTAGTAACTCTATCCGTTTCGCTCAAACGTTCACCTTAGATAGGAACGCTACGCTCTCAGCAATAAAGCTCATGGCGGGAGCTGAAAGTACAATAAACATTTCAATAGTACCAAAGGAAGATTTAGCAGCGCTTGAATCGTTAGCTTCAAACGTAACTATTAATGGCGGCTGGAATGAAATCAGCTTGCCAACAAAAAATCTAACTTCTGGGACCGAGTACCTGCTACTGTTTGAAAACTGTAGTTGCACATACGACAGCAACGACAATTATAATATGGGGCAAATCATTGATAACCCAACAGATGGCTCTATCAACGATCCTGGAAGCAATAATTACGATTATACATTTACTCTAGTTTTTCAAGAAACAGCCAAAGTTTGGAGAACGATCAATTAG